From a region of the Pecten maximus chromosome 18, xPecMax1.1, whole genome shotgun sequence genome:
- the LOC117316285 gene encoding uncharacterized protein LOC117316285 — translation MTEEGFRQRFRNGRPDAGETFAQFAVRLDNYIVRWLELAKTEKTYEGLKDLILRDQFLQVCGSELKLFLKERIPQSIADMAKLADQYADARGNPSGLVKARHPGHKQQYQGNRSHIDSSKSFGKKEEPKGKFSSGGSSNLGGKSCYICKKTDHLSYNCPDNSKKKQSRVGLVSDQHSTETDEHRKESSTGRSKGKKKYNSQSSCGALSSSDDDDDDQEQLSISCSAPVLEVGMPVKGLIGTHVVTVLRDTGCSGVVIRRSLVDTDDLTGDTRTCTLADGSKLNVATANVVVDTPYYQGPVVAWCMDTPIYDLILGNIDGVRPPGDPNLEWNLEDHVNAVQTRAQKKLEERPYRPLKVPKVFEDIDPNEFKDAQKSDETLAKIREMANSGDVKDRRDGGKSHFFMRSGLVYREYKSPSTQQGRIFKQLIVPVKYRGKVMELAHDSMMAGHLGAKRTSDRIMAEFYWPGMQSDVTRYCRSCDVCQRTFPKGRVTKVPLGMMPLIDAPFQRVAIDIVGPLQPATDRGNRFILTIVDYATRYPEAVALKGIETERVAEALVDVYSRVGVPKEVLTDQGSQFTSCVMREVSRLLSVRQLTTTPYHPMCNGLVERYNGTLKQMLRRMCSERPKDWDKYLNALLFSYREVPQESLGFSPFELLYGRVVRGPMMILRELCEKEVADPEVKSTYQYVLDLRERLEETCKLAQEQLKKAKIRQAKFYNKKAKDREMKPGEKVLVLLPTKRNKLEMQWRGPYIITERKGPMDYVVCIDGKQKVLHANLLRLYVQREMSGSSVSGVLNSVCSSVVEEDDGDVEDELPSTDCFNVPTPVRTETVNDVQVSDLLTTKQKEDVSALLDEFADVLSDVPGRTHISAHEIRTTTDEPVRAKNYPIPYSMKDTIREEVEKMLKMGVIEKSDSPYSAPVVIVRKKDGTNRFCIDYRQLNRVTIFDAEPMPNADDIFSRLSGNKFFSRLDLSKGYWQVPMEENSKQKTAFTTPVGLFQFSVMPFGLVNAPASFCRLMRILLDGMKKIESFIDDILIYTKTWEEHLDILRELFVRLRNANITARPTKCALGFQSLECLGHMIGEQHLQPNPDKVKAILDAKIPETKKQVRSFIGLAGFYRKFVPNFATIAVPLTDLTKKGQPNKVIWNEPQDLAFNTLKKILSTGPVLKLPDLNAEFILRTDASDYGVGAILLQEEDGVLHPVAYMSRKLKGGELAYSVIEKECLAVVWGICKFQKYLYGRQFILETDHQPLLYLNRLKGTNSRLMRWALQLQPHRFRIRAIKGMDNVGADFLSRV, via the coding sequence ATGACTGAGGAAGGTTTCCGACAGCGGTTCCGGAATGGTAGACCTGATGCAGGGGAAACATTTGCCCAGTTCGCTGTAAGGCTGGACAATTACATAGTCAGATGGCTGGAATTGGCAAAGACTGAGAAGACCTATGAGGGTTTGAAGGATTTGATACTTCGGGACCAGTTTTTGCAGGTTTGTGGAAGTGAGCTTAAACTCTTCTTGAAGGAGCGTATTCCACAATCTATAGCTGATATGGCGAAACTTGCAGATCAATACGCAGACGCAAGGGGTAATCCTTCAGGGCTGGTGAAAGCGAGGCATCCTGGACATAAACAGCAGTATCAGGGTAATCGTTCTCATATAGACTCTTCTAAGTCATTTGGTAAGAAGGAGGAACCGAAGGGAAAGTTCAGCAGCGGTGGTAGCAGTAACTTAGGAGGCAAATCGTGCTACATCTGTAAGAAGACAGATCATCTATCTTACAACTGCCCAGACAACTCTAAGAAGAAGCAGTCTCGTGTAGGATTAGTATCAGACCAGCACTCGACAGAGACAGACGAACACCGTAAGGAAAGTTCTACTGGTCGATCTAAAGGTAAGAAAAAGTATAACAGTCAATCTTCTTGTGGAGCATTAAGTTCGagtgatgatgacgatgatgatcaGGAACAGCTAAGTATTTCTTGTAGTGCACCTGTTTTGGAGGTAGGTATGCCTGTGAAAGGATTGATTGGCACTCATGTCGTAACGGTTTTGCGGGACACTGGTTGTAGTGGTGTGGTCATAAGACGAAGTCTTGTGGACACTGATGATCTAACTGGAGACACGAGGACATGTACTTTAGCTGATGGTAGTAAGCTGAACGTTGCTACGGCTAATGTCGTCGTTGATACACCGTACTATCAAGGACCGGTTGTAGCCTGGTGTATGGATACTCCAATTTATGACCTTATATTGGGAAATATTGATGGTGTTAGACCCCCAGGAGATCCTAATCTTGAGTGGAACCTAGAGGATCATGTTAATGCAGTACAGACCAGGGCACAGAAGAAGTTAGAGGAGAGACCATATAGACCGCTGAAAGTCCCAAAGGTGTTCGAGGACATCGATCCAAACGAATTCAAAGATGCTCAGAAGTCGGATGAGACTTTGGCGAAGATACGTGAGATGGCGAATTCAGGAGATGTCAAGGACAGACGAGATGGTGGAAAATCGCATTTCTTCATGCGTAGTGGACTTGTCTATAGAGAGTACAAAAGCCCCTCTACCCAACAAGGACGGATATTCAAACAGTTGATCGTTCCAGTCAAGTATCGTGGAAAGGTTATGGAACTTGCTCATGACTCGATGATGGCAGGGCACTTGGGAGCCAAGCGCACCAGTGATAGGATTATGGCTGAGTTCTACTGGCCAGGAATGCAATCCGACGTAACAAGGTATTGTCGCTCGTGCGATGTGTGCCAAAGAACGTTTCCAAAAGGCAGAGTAACGAAAGTACCACTTGGAATGATGCCATTGATCGATGCTCCATTTCAGCGAGTAGCTATCGACATAGTAGGACCTTTACAACCTGCTACAGATCGGGGAAATCGATTCATCCTCACGATTGTTGACTATGCTACACGGTATCCAGAAGCAGTAGCGCTGAAGGGAATCGAAACTGAAAGAGTAGCAGAGGCACTTGTCGATGTCTATAGTCGGGTAGGAGTTCCCAAGGAGGTATTGACAGACCAAGGAAGTCAGTTTACATCATGTGTGATGCGAGAAGTGAGTAGACTACTTTCTGTTCGTCAGCTAACGACGACGCCCTATCATCCTATGTGCAATGGACTTGTTGAGCGCTACAACGGAACTCTTAAGCAGATGTTGAGAAGGATGTGCTCCGAGCGACCAAAGGACTGGGATAAATATTTGAACGCGTTGTTGTTTTCATATAGGGAAGTACCACAGGAGAGCTTAGGGTTTTCCCCTTTTGAATTGTTGTATGGACGTGTTGTACGCGGCCCGATGATGATACTTCGTGAGCTGTGTGAGAAGGAAGTTGCAGATCCTGAAGTAAAGAGCACTTACCAATATGTCCTTGATCTACGTGAACGACTAGAGGAAACATGTAAGTTAGCACAGGAGCAGCTTAAGAAGGCAAAGATCAGGCAGGCCAAGTTCTACAACAAGAAGGCGAAAGATCGAGAGATGAAACCAGGAGAAAAGGTGCTTGTCCTATTGCCAACGAAACGGAATAAACTCGAAATGCAATGGCGAGGACCGTATATTATCACGGAACGGAAAGGTCCTATGGATTATGTGGTATGCATTGATGGTAAACAGAAGGTTCTACATGCAAATTTGCTACGCTTGTACGTACAACGTGAAATGTCCGGGTCGAGTGTGAGTGGCGTTTTGAATAGTGTATGTTCATCTGTGGTTGAGGAAGATGACGGAGATGTTGAAGACGAGTTACCGAGTACTGATTGTTTCAACGTACCAACTCCTGTCAGGACAGAAACCGTAAATGATGTTCAGGTATCGGACTTACTGACTACTAAACAGAAGGAAGATGTGTCAGCTTTGTTGGATGAGTTCGCGGATGTGTTATCAGATGTTCCTGGTAGAACTCATATTTCTGCTCATGAGATTCGAACAACAACTGATGAACCAGTAAGGGCAAAGAACTATCCTATTCCATACAGTATGAAAGACACTATCCGAGAGGAAGTCGAGAAAATGCTGAAGATGGGAGTGATAGAGAAGTCTGATTCGCCTTATTCAGCACCAGTTGTAATTGTCAGGAAGAAGGACGGTACAAACAGGTTTTGCATCGATTACAGACAATTGAATCGTGTAACCATATTCGACGCAGAACCAATGCCCAACGCGGACGATATATTTTCGCGGCTCTCAGGAAACAAGTTCTTTTCTCGGTTAGACCTGAGCAAAGGATATTGGCAAGTTCCTATGGAAGAAAATTCGAAACAGAAGACAGCGTTTACCACACCTGTTGGTTTGTTTCAGTTTTCCGTCATGCCATTCGGATTGGTGAACGCACCGGCTAGTTTTTGCCGACTGATGAGGATCTTGTTGGATGGAATGAAGAAGATAGAAAGTTTCATCGATGACATTCTAATTTATACCAAGACTTGGGAAGAACATCTTGACATATTGCGGGAGTTGTTCGTACGGTTACGGAACGCCAACATAACAGCCAGACCAACTAAGTGTGCTTTAGGATTCCAGAGTTTGGAGTGCTTGGGGCACATGATTGGAGAACAACATTTACAACCCAACCCGGATAAAGTCAAAGCCATTCTTGATGCGAAGATTCCTGAAACCAAGAAACAAGTGCGATCTTTTATCGGTTTGGCGGGCTTTTACAGGAAATTCGTTCCAAATTTCGCCACGATTGCAGTGCCTTTGACAGACCTCACCAAGAAAGGCCAACCGAATAAAGTCATTTGGAATGAACCCCAAGACTTGGCTTTCAACACATTGAAGAAGATCTTATCGACAGGACCAGTTTTGAAGTTGCCGGATTTGAACGCCGAATTTATCCTCAGAACGGATGCATCGGACTATGGTGTCGGTGCCATTTTGTTACAAGAGGAGGATGGAGTGCTACATCCAGTGGCATACATGAGCAGGAAGCTCAAAGGTGGCGAACTTGCTTATTCGGTGATTGAAAAAGAATGTCTAGCAGTTGTATGGGGAATATgcaaatttcagaaatatctgTACGGTCGACAGTTCATCTTGGAAACGGATCATCAGCCGTTGTTGTACCTCAACAGACTGAAGGGCACAAACTCTCGACTAATGAGATGGGCATTGCAGCTGCAACCACATCGTTTCCGAATCCGAGCTATCAAGGGAATGGATAATGTCGGAGCAGACTTTCTTAGCAGAGTGTAA
- the LOC117316286 gene encoding uncharacterized protein LOC117316286 yields the protein MSSLQDLMKAGKAMGFESSDLREFILAEHVKEREERQQEREERREEAERQHQLLILKEKKEEMALQLTLEKEREERSSREHARKMEGWEFQKTQGLNTSGNQDQRSSHSLVKGPKLPPYEEGEDNIDSYLQRFELYAATQHWDRDRQWATHLSALLKGNALDVFSRLPVEKALDYDILKEALLRRFEMTEEGFRQRFRNGRPDAGETFAQFAVRLDNYIVRWLELAKTEKTYEGLKDLILRDQFLQVCGSELKLFLKERIPQSIADMAKLADQYADARGNPSGLVKARHPGHKQQYQGNRSHIDSSKSFGKKEEPKGKFSSGGSSNLGGKSCYICKKTDHLSYNCPDNSKKKQSRVGLVSDQHSTETDEHRKESSTGRSKGKKKYNSQSSCGALSSSDDDDDDQEQLSISCSAPVLEVGMPVKGLIGTHVVTVLRDTGCSGVVIRRSLVDTDDLTGDTRTCTLADGSKLNVATANVVVDTPYYQGPVVAWCMDTPIYDLILGNIDGVRPPGDPNLEWNLEDHVNAVQTRAQKKLEERPYRPLKVPKVFEDIDPNEFKDAQKSDETLAKIREMANSGDVKDRRDGGKSHFFMRSGLVYREYKSPSTQQGRIFKQLIVPVKYRGKVMELAHDSMMAGHLGAKRTSDRIMAEFYWPGMQSDVTRYCRSCDVCQRTFPKGRVTKVPLGMMPLIDAPFQRVAIDIVGPLQPATDRGNRFILTIVDYATRYPEAVALKGIETERVAEALVDVYSRVGVPKEVLTDQGSQFTSCVMREVSRLLSVRQLTTTPYHPMCNGLVERYNGTLKQMLRRMCSERPKDWDKYLNALLFSYREVPQESLGFSPFELLYGRVVRGPMMILRELCEKEVADPEVKSTYQYVLDLRERLEETCKLAQEQLKKAKIRQAKFYNKKAKDREMKPGEKVLVLLPTKRNKLEMQWRGPYIITERKGPMDYVVCIDGKQKVLHANLLRLYVQREMSGSSVSGVLNSVCSSVVEEDDGDVEDELPSTDCFNVPTPVRTETVNDVQVSDLLTTKQKEDVSALLDEFADVLSDVPGRTHISAHEIRTTTDEPVRAKNYPIPYSMKDTIREEVEKMLKMGVIEKSDSPYSAPVVIVRKKDGTNRFCIDYRQLNRVTIFDAEPMPNADDIFSRLSGNKFFSRLDLSKGYWQVPMEENSKQKTAFTTPVGLFQFSVMPFGLVNAPASFCRLMRILLDGMKKIESFIDDILIYTKTWEEHLDILRELFVRLRNANITARPTKCALGFQSLECLGHMIGEQHLQPNPDKVKAILDAKIPETKKQVRSFIGLAGFYRKFVPNFATIAVPLTDLTKKGQPNKVIWNEPQDLAFNTLKKILSTGPVLKLPDLNAEFILRTDASDYGVGAILLQEEDGVLHPVAYMSRKLKGGELAYSVIEKECLAVVWGICKFQKYLYGRQFILETDHQPLLYLNRLKGTNSRLMRWALQLQPHRFRIRAIKGMDNVGADFLSRV from the coding sequence ATGTCGTCGCTTCAGGATTTAATGAAAGCAGGAAAAGCAATGGGGTTTGAGAGTTCGGACCTGCGAGAGTTCATTCTTGCTGAGCATGTCAAGGAGAGAGAGGAAAGGCAACAGGAGCGTGAGGAAAGACGGGAAGAAGCTGAAAGACAACACCAGCTGTTGATATTGAAAGAGAAGAAGGAAGAGATGGCTTTACAGTTAACTCTTGAAAAGGAGCGTGAGGAGCGTTCTTCGAGAGAGCATGCAAGGAAGATGGAGGGATGGGAGTTTCAGAAAACTCAGGGATTAAATACTAGTGGGAATCAGGATCAGAGATCGTCACACAGTTTAGTAAAAGGTCCTAAACTGCCGCCTTATGAAGAAGGGGAGGACAACATTGACAGTTATTTACAACGGTTTGAGCTTTACGCTGCTACTCAGCATTGGGATAGGGATCGACAGTGGGCAACACACCTAAGCGCACTTCTAAAAGGCAACGCTTTGGATGTTTTTAGTCGACTACCAGTTGAGAAGGCACTGGATTATGATATCCTGAAAGAAGCTTTGCTGAGACGGTTTGAAATGACTGAGGAAGGTTTCCGACAGCGGTTCCGGAATGGTAGACCTGATGCAGGGGAAACATTTGCCCAGTTCGCTGTAAGGCTGGACAATTACATAGTCAGATGGCTGGAATTGGCAAAGACTGAGAAGACCTATGAGGGTTTGAAGGATTTGATACTTCGGGACCAGTTTTTGCAGGTTTGTGGAAGTGAGCTTAAACTCTTCTTGAAGGAGCGTATTCCACAATCTATAGCTGATATGGCGAAACTTGCAGATCAATACGCAGACGCAAGGGGTAATCCTTCAGGGCTGGTGAAAGCGAGGCATCCTGGACATAAACAGCAGTATCAGGGTAATCGTTCTCATATAGACTCTTCTAAGTCATTTGGTAAGAAGGAGGAACCGAAGGGAAAGTTCAGCAGCGGTGGTAGCAGTAACTTAGGAGGCAAATCGTGCTACATCTGTAAGAAGACAGATCATCTATCTTACAACTGCCCAGACAACTCTAAGAAGAAGCAGTCTCGTGTAGGATTAGTATCAGACCAGCACTCGACAGAGACAGACGAACACCGTAAGGAAAGTTCTACTGGTCGATCTAAAGGTAAGAAAAAGTATAACAGTCAATCTTCTTGTGGAGCATTAAGTTCGagtgatgatgacgatgatgatcaGGAACAGCTAAGTATTTCTTGTAGTGCACCTGTTTTGGAGGTAGGTATGCCTGTGAAAGGATTGATTGGCACTCATGTCGTAACGGTTTTGCGGGACACTGGTTGTAGTGGTGTGGTCATAAGACGAAGTCTTGTGGACACTGATGATCTAACTGGAGACACGAGGACATGTACTTTAGCTGATGGTAGTAAGCTGAACGTTGCTACGGCTAATGTCGTCGTTGATACACCGTACTATCAAGGACCGGTTGTAGCCTGGTGTATGGATACTCCAATTTATGACCTTATATTGGGAAATATTGATGGTGTTAGACCCCCAGGAGATCCTAATCTTGAGTGGAACCTAGAGGATCATGTTAATGCAGTACAGACCAGGGCACAGAAGAAGTTAGAGGAGAGACCATATAGACCGCTGAAAGTCCCAAAGGTGTTCGAGGACATCGATCCAAACGAATTCAAAGATGCTCAGAAGTCGGATGAGACTTTGGCGAAGATACGTGAGATGGCGAATTCAGGAGATGTCAAGGACAGACGAGATGGTGGAAAATCGCATTTCTTCATGCGTAGTGGACTTGTCTATAGAGAGTACAAAAGCCCCTCTACCCAACAAGGACGGATATTCAAACAGTTGATCGTTCCAGTCAAGTATCGTGGAAAGGTTATGGAACTTGCTCATGACTCGATGATGGCAGGGCACTTGGGAGCCAAGCGCACCAGTGATAGGATTATGGCTGAGTTCTACTGGCCAGGAATGCAATCCGACGTAACAAGGTATTGTCGCTCGTGCGATGTGTGCCAAAGAACGTTTCCAAAAGGCAGAGTAACGAAAGTACCACTTGGAATGATGCCATTGATCGATGCTCCATTTCAGCGAGTAGCTATCGACATAGTAGGACCTTTACAACCTGCTACAGATCGGGGAAATCGATTCATCCTCACGATTGTTGACTATGCTACACGGTATCCAGAAGCAGTAGCGCTGAAGGGAATCGAAACTGAAAGAGTAGCAGAGGCACTTGTCGATGTCTATAGTCGGGTAGGAGTTCCCAAGGAGGTATTGACAGACCAAGGAAGTCAGTTTACATCATGTGTGATGCGAGAAGTGAGTAGACTACTTTCTGTTCGTCAGCTAACGACGACGCCCTATCATCCTATGTGCAATGGACTTGTTGAGCGCTACAACGGAACTCTTAAGCAGATGTTGAGAAGGATGTGCTCCGAGCGACCAAAGGACTGGGATAAATATTTGAACGCGTTGTTGTTTTCATATAGGGAAGTACCACAGGAGAGCTTAGGGTTTTCCCCTTTTGAATTGTTGTATGGACGTGTTGTACGCGGCCCGATGATGATACTTCGTGAGCTGTGTGAGAAGGAAGTTGCAGATCCTGAAGTAAAGAGCACTTACCAATATGTCCTTGATCTACGTGAACGACTAGAGGAAACATGTAAGTTAGCACAGGAGCAGCTTAAGAAGGCAAAGATCAGGCAGGCCAAGTTCTACAACAAGAAGGCGAAAGATCGAGAGATGAAACCAGGAGAAAAGGTGCTTGTCCTATTGCCAACGAAACGGAATAAACTCGAAATGCAATGGCGAGGACCGTATATTATCACGGAACGGAAAGGTCCTATGGATTATGTGGTATGCATTGATGGTAAACAGAAGGTTCTACATGCAAATTTGCTACGCTTGTACGTACAACGTGAAATGTCCGGGTCGAGTGTGAGTGGCGTTTTGAATAGTGTATGTTCATCTGTGGTTGAGGAAGATGACGGAGATGTTGAAGACGAGTTACCGAGTACTGATTGTTTCAACGTACCAACTCCTGTCAGGACAGAAACCGTAAATGATGTTCAGGTATCGGACTTACTGACTACTAAACAGAAGGAAGATGTGTCAGCTTTGTTGGATGAGTTCGCGGATGTGTTATCAGATGTTCCTGGTAGAACTCATATTTCTGCTCATGAGATTCGAACAACAACTGATGAACCAGTAAGGGCAAAGAACTATCCTATTCCATACAGTATGAAAGACACTATCCGAGAGGAAGTCGAGAAAATGCTGAAGATGGGAGTGATAGAGAAGTCTGATTCGCCTTATTCAGCACCAGTTGTAATTGTCAGGAAGAAGGACGGTACAAACAGGTTTTGCATCGATTACAGACAATTGAATCGTGTAACCATATTCGACGCAGAACCAATGCCCAACGCGGACGATATATTTTCGCGGCTCTCAGGAAACAAGTTCTTTTCTCGGTTAGACCTGAGCAAAGGATATTGGCAAGTTCCTATGGAAGAAAATTCGAAACAGAAGACAGCGTTTACCACACCTGTTGGTTTGTTTCAGTTTTCCGTCATGCCATTCGGATTGGTGAACGCACCGGCTAGTTTTTGCCGACTGATGAGGATCTTGTTGGATGGAATGAAGAAGATAGAAAGTTTCATCGATGACATTCTAATTTATACCAAGACTTGGGAAGAACATCTTGACATATTGCGGGAGTTGTTCGTACGGTTACGGAACGCCAACATAACAGCCAGACCAACTAAGTGTGCTTTAGGATTCCAGAGTTTGGAGTGCTTGGGGCACATGATTGGAGAACAACATTTACAACCCAACCCGGATAAAGTCAAAGCCATTCTTGATGCGAAGATTCCTGAAACCAAGAAACAAGTGCGATCTTTTATCGGTTTGGCGGGCTTTTACAGGAAATTCGTTCCAAATTTCGCCACGATTGCAGTGCCTTTGACAGACCTCACCAAGAAAGGCCAACCGAATAAAGTCATTTGGAATGAACCCCAAGACTTGGCTTTCAACACATTGAAGAAGATCTTATCGACAGGACCAGTTTTGAAGTTGCCGGATTTGAACGCCGAATTTATCCTCAGAACGGATGCATCGGACTATGGTGTCGGTGCCATTTTGTTACAAGAGGAGGATGGAGTGCTACATCCAGTGGCATACATGAGCAGGAAGCTCAAAGGTGGCGAACTTGCTTATTCGGTGATTGAAAAAGAATGTCTAGCAGTTGTATGGGGAATATgcaaatttcagaaatatctgTACGGTCGACAGTTCATCTTGGAAACGGATCATCAGCCGTTGTTGTACCTCAACAGACTGAAGGGCACAAACTCTCGACTAATGAGATGGGCATTGCAGCTGCAACCACATCGTTTCCGAATCCGAGCTATCAAGGGAATGGATAATGTCGGAGCAGACTTTCTTAGCAGAGTGTAA